A window of Coregonus clupeaformis isolate EN_2021a chromosome 28, ASM2061545v1, whole genome shotgun sequence contains these coding sequences:
- the LOC121542806 gene encoding histone-lysine N-methyltransferase SETD2 has translation MDALVNSEIREEGGDTSVKVEGLTKAAILKGLSPRVMLSSHLLPKGTKRKVNLDDQGRQKVSFSFSLTKKPLQNLFLAPPSQEKSLAELPSVLSPTTSLSQDRAGQHTESKNEQMQPPLSVPTPVAETLAPQTAVSSVPKPKVDLGKMHFKKQILSASVIEESPITSVVLQDPPPSEQQVLMKSSGEIETVTSTRPSQSQNSLQNMDNECPSENALTHVSDVKPDLSLKELTDSSHVGKVDVNGSSVTEQQDASENIPIRSRSDSTLPGSESDADSVQTSSSHKSGERKATAKSESRSKDAKRISSSRSKLEETEKSSHHTRSEKDERTCSYSKFNRESKSDRESKSDRELRSTADRESKSDRESKHTPSRSSRSDKDRKRTTSRSRSRSRGPRTSSRPETRSRSERSRSERGSGSRSDRSYHDSERRSGGHRNSPYRERRGSSRSQTDSSRVRGDSSDSEDDHRRTRTRTSDSSRSSTHSSLQRDSKSSSSRSKSERDSKSERDSKYIDSPHSSEIDKRTQSSKSERASKRTVDSDSLQKCSPEGEPNHRKSNTHYKPDISVRSTHSSPHALSQTSDKGLQKSSSSEFEVAHKGKCQSQGSDRSSGSEGAWTSSNSKSDSKQMSASKSSLKSNRQSNDTFHSPNNIQTHETPSGAHSQSKNDKGGADSQLADTCQREDVGNMDDITSQDKDLQKPTLSLPSNCDPTHRLREPALDLVNENINHCIEVQNVSAATLPNTASGDQLCETFAVGDIDNVNKSICSEQKEDAQRVDPQMGSTEKPDDVANSSFSCSNDRVIPSLDKTVFQGSVGSKSSPSTVDVSVRDHPKENTKPENTVYSSRNVNIKMQSCTSVPLKSEPSSPEPQQFPNKTEQQNSSLRKNRGKTKRSRWDIVGQDTSDSDNPQKWPSQESKPAVKKVISVKRIEFSKDVSQEEPSLIKGQLKWEAELHSKTIKQEIVIAQEHSSVPISLRKDQSESANPTAQPGTCETSNDHSDIKPHISQMDGDPSLLNNTSHVDNARREQGRNGDGNEGKSKDGAHKSKLVKRPVSSQDGVGQSEDSDSDDSESDSDCGAAVKRMQSVVVVPKNSTLTHSDTTDKPVSPCTPSTSPGRQQHANGASGQEGDLDRKEITSRVSPQQRHRGFPTMCESTRQASNACVDGSLSLHDSMVYQSQSNMVDSTSQLEGSNATDAQPYKDPYSSAHERPKIGAATVSQVAAHSLETSFRQSETGHPQHYESGRGGGMLSRYQHGDFASSDDFNSSLGSLGWDFTQPEQPSSTYQQPDSSHGASQQHPNTQQPGNSSLGQVYRADNGACWTQLPTTTQPTCRPVYLHVPATHYQEPVGQVHPDSLTNDCDEDSEGKPAGLSRLAVECNGPNLPGSLAFVQAHEISSNCRGSVNATPESIAIVEPPRDKDNSRPHRGRGPPKKRRPEMESDSDSEAEPGLASKRERLAERDLPKVSKDSRETPGQAEVQRPLLSLRDFRDASNWREMARSKKMPPYFDLIEENLYLTERKKNKSHRDIKRMQCECSMLSREERSRGMMACGEDCLNRLLMIECSSRCLNTGYCSNRRFQMKQHADFEVILTEEKGWGLRAARDLMPNTFVLEYCGEVLDHKEFKTRVKKYASMKNIHYYFMALKNNEIIDATLKGNCSRFMNHSCEPNCETQKWTVNGQLRVGFFTSRTVTAGTELTFDYQFQRYGKEAQKCFCGAPSCRGFLGGENRVSVRAAAGKMKKERPRKKDTSVSNALTTVDEELEALLENGEGLYDEKEVVSLCRLMVRVETMEQKLICLKLIQDTQSPSCLKHFLDHHGLSLLWIFMVELSEAKGNSVNNIKLQFQIMKTLSVLPISTKNMLEESHVLSLIQRWAQTHTHSLPQPPGADQDGYSSENTSRAQTPLNTPDGSSASVAKLGPELDSDTPKLGPELDRDTPKLGPELDSDTPKLGPELDSDTPKLGPELDSDTPKLGPELDSDTPKLGPELDSDTPKLGPELDSDTPKLGPELDSDTPKLGPELDSDTPKLGPELDSDTPKLGPELDSDTPKLGPELDSDTPQTGDTPKLGPELDSDTPKLGPELDSDTPKLGPELDSDTPKLGPELDSDTPKRAVYRRLKISENSLDSAMSDASKASDGKEEEEEMEDEEASRSEPPVESSKQAQTEPVVEAQAQTEPVVEAQAQAEPVVEAQAQAEPVVEAQAQAEPVVEAQAQAEPVVEAQAQAEPSRVVEAQAQAEPVVEAQAQAEPVVEAQAQAEPVVEAQAQAEPVVEAQAQAEPVVEAQAQAEPVVEAQAQTPTTEEPTEEPVTELKETPEEVMEVTEPKAESQDAEDQEEEVNEKGGEEEVKDEWSEGQKESGEEEQESQSVEESEVVAGEQANMEVQESSQIEPVQTEVTETPSEEHPAVEKEETTTAETGTEDAEKAPGSQEQPGQVAPEVPPEVAPGTEDTAQVVTPASEAPPPPFPVVPVEPTAVGTPSQDEEEGVSDVESERSQEPQLRAVDIGDMAARLLDSWRDLKEVYRIPKKSQVEKETHDRSRDRDAALAPARTPSGSRERERERERERERDKERDRERDRDRERDRERDRERDRERDRDWERDRERDRERDRERDRERDWDRDSEKTPRSTERRRRRASTSPPPSAYERSSRRNEDRFDLANSSKKSRSITKERTKLSTEERRKLFEQEVAQREAQKQQQQLQQQQQQQQQQLQTLAYDAALTYTTSPAGFLHYPPGYPLQTYVDPINPNAGKVLLPTPPVEPLVPATLAFEQTPPQALITELGMTSPSSTSQAPPVPQHIQQPTAPLDLHRGTPQQYTLQPSVAGQDPGVAVLSVPAVSAPPQASAGQGSYTTLWDPTTQQAVTVQTQIAPQYQVVPAPPPTQTAIYYQGQPCQTIYSIPTAYPQANTPVLQAYSDPAASYLHGQPVYTGHQQGVVVQQGGTVTTIVTSQTVQQEMPNTVLVPNSMIDLPPPSPPKPKTIVLPPSWKVARDGEGKIYYYHVITRQTQWDPPSSWDGASEDAHSLDHEAEMDLGTPTYDENPSKFSTKTAEADTSSELAKRSKETFRKEMSQFIVTCLNPFRKPDCKLGRIINTEDFKHLARKLTHGVMNKELKSCKNPEDLECNENVKHKTKEYIKKYMQKFGSIYRPKEDTELD, from the exons ggaagagggaggagatacCTCA GTCAAGGTTGAGGGCCTCACCAAGGCAGCTATACTCAAAGGCCTCTCTCCTCGAGTGATGTTGTCCAGCCATCTCCTGCCTAAAGGAACCAAGAGGAAGGTGAACCTGGATGACCAGGGTCGCCAGAAAGTGTCCTTCAGCTTCTCTCTCACAAAGAAACCTCTGCAGAACTTATTCCTGGCCCCTCCCAGTCAGGAAAAATCTCTTGCTGAACTTCCCTCTGTCCTGTCACCTACAACCTCACTCTCTCAGGACAGAGCAGGGCAGCATACGGAAAGTAAAAATGAGCAAATGCAGCCACCCTTGTCGGTGCCCACACCAGTAGCAGAGACCCTTGCGCCTCAGACGGCGGTCTCCTCAGTCCCCAAACCTAAAGTGGACTTGGGAAAGATGCACTTCAAGAAACAGATTCTCAGTGCATCTGTTATTGAAGAGAGTCCCATAACCAGCGTTGTCTTACAGGATCCACCCCCTTCCGAGCAACAGGTTTTAATGAAATCTTCAGGTGAAATTGAAACTGTCACCTCAACACGACCATCCCAGTCTCAGAACAGTCTTCAGAACATGGACAATGAGTGCCCCTCTGAGAATGCTCTCACTCATGTATCTGATGTGAAGCCGGACCTCAGTCTCAAGGAGCTGACTGATTCCTCCCACGTAGGGAAAGTGGATGTAAACGGTTCCAGTGTAACGGAGCAGCAAGACGCCTCAGAAAACATACCAATCCGGTCCCGGTCAGACAGCACACTCCCTGGCTCAGAATCTGATGCTGATTCAGTGCAGACATCTTCCAGCCACAAGTCGGGTGAACGCAAGGCCACAGCAAAGTCGGAGAGTAGAAGTAAGGATGCAAAAAGGATATCCTCTTCTCGCTCCAAATTAGAGGAAACAGAAAAAAGTTCTCACCATACACGTTCTGAGAAGGACGAAAGGACCTGTAGTTACTCAAAGTTTAACCGAGAATCCAAATCTGACAGAGAATCCAAGTCTGACCGAGAATTAAGGTCAACCGCTGACCGAGAATCCAAGTCTGACCGAGAATCAAAGCACACACCCTCGCGGTCCTCCCGCTCTGACAAAGACCGCAAAAGGACTACGAGTCGGTCAAGGTCCAGATCAAGAGGCCCCCGGACGAGTTCTAGACCTGAGACACGTTCCAGATCTGAGAGATCTAGAAGCGAGAGAGGGTCAGGATCACGGTCTGATCGGTCATATCATGACTCTGAGCGGAGGTCAGGAGGTCACAGAAATTCTccatacagagagaggagaggcagctcTCGCTCTCAGACTGATAGCAGCAGAGTCCGCGGCGACAGTTCTGACTCTGAAGATGACCACAGAAGAACTCGGACTAGAACAAGTGATTCCAGCAGGTCGTCCACCCATTCTAGCTTGCAGAGAGATTCAAAGTCATCCTCATCTCGCTCAAAATCTGAACGAGACTCGAAATCTGAACGAGACTCGAAATATATAGATTCCCCTCACTCTTCAGAGATAGATAAAAGAACACAATCTTCTAAGTCTGAGAGGGCCTCAAAGAGAACTGTTGACTCCGATTCTCTCCAAAAGTGCTCTCCTGAAGGAGAACCTAATCACAGGAAATCCAACACCCACTACAAGCCGGACATCAGTGTTCGATCCACTCATTCCAGTCCACATGCCCTCTCTCAAACATCGGACAAAGGTCTCCAGAAAAGCAGCTCTAGTGAATTTGAGGTAGCTCACAAAGGGAAGTGTCAGTCACAGGGCTCTGATCGCTCTTCTGGCTCTGAAGGGGCATGGACATCTTCCAACAGTAAATCAGACTCTAAGCAAATGTCCGCCTCCAAGTCATCATTGAAATCTAATAGACAATCAAACGACACATTTCACAGTCCAAATAATATACAAACCCATGAAACCCCTTCTGGTGCTCACTCTCAGAGCAAAAATGACAAAGGTGGAGCAGATTCCCAGCTAGCAGATACTTGCCAAAGGGAGGACGTTGGCAACATGGATGACATCACATCCCAAGATAAAGACTTACAAAAACCAACTCTGTCGTTACCTTCAAATTGTGATCCAACTCACAGATTGCGAGAACCAGCGTTGGATCTAGTTAATGAGAATATTAATCATTGCATTGAGGTTCAGAATGTCTCGGCAGCAACTTTACCGAACACCGCTAGTGGAGACCAATTATGTGAAACATTTGCCGTAGGGGACATTGACAATGTTAATAAAAGCATTTGCTCTGAACAAAAAGAAGATGCACAGCGTGTAGACCCCCAAATGGGATCCACCGAGAAGCCGGATGATGTAGCCAACTCTAGCTTTTCCTGCAGTAATGACCGAGTAATACCCAGCCTGGATAAGACTGTTTTTCAAGGTTCAGTTGGGTCAAAGTCATCACCATCTACAGTAGACGTATCTGTCAGAGACCACCCTAAGGAGAACACTAAACCAGAAAATACTGTCTATTCTAGTAGAAATGTGAATATCAAGATGCAGTCTTGCACAAGCGTCCCTCTCAAATCTGAACCCTCTAGTCCTGAACCTCAACAATTTCCCAACAAGACTGAACAACAGAACTCTAGTTTGAGGAAAAACAGAGGTAAAACAAAAAGATCGCGTTGGGATATTGTTGGACAAGACACCTCAGACAGTGATAATCCTCAGAAATGGCCTTCCCAAGAAAGTAAACCTGCTGTGAAAAAGGTAATCTCCGTCAAGAGAATTGAGTTTTCTAAAGACGTCAGCCAGGAAGAGCCATCTCTGATAAAGGGTCAACTGAAATGGGAAGCTGAGTTGCATTCCAAAACGATTAAGCAAGAAATTGTCATCGCACAAGAACACAGCTCAGTACCAATATCTCTTAGGAAAGACCAGTCGGAGTCCGCAAACCCAACTGCACAACCAGGCACCTGTGAAACCAGCAATGACCATTCAGACATCAAACCCCACATCAGCCAAATGGATGGAGATCCCTCACTTTTAAATAATACCTCACATGTAGACAACGCTAGAAGGGAGCAGGGTAGGAATGGCGACGGcaatgaagggaaatctaaagatggtgctcaCAAGAGCAAACTGGTGAAGAGACCAGTGTCGAGCCAGGACGGTGTAGGCCAAAGCGAGGACAGTGACTCTGACGATTCAGAGTCGGACTCTGACTGCGGTGCTGCTGTGAAACGGATGCAGTCTGTGGTGGTTGTGCCAAAGAATTCCACCCTAACTCACTCGGACACAACAGACAAGCCTGTGTCTCCCTGCACTCCAAGCACTAGCCCAGGACGTCAACAACACGCTAACGGGGCTAGTGGCCAAGAGGGTGACCTGGACAGGAAGGAGATCACAAGCAGAGTCAGCCCACAGCAGAGACATCGAGGCTTTCCCACCATGTGTGAGAGCACTAGGCAGGCCAGTAATGCTTGTGTTGATGGAAGTCTCTCTTTACATGACAGCATGGTGTATCAATCACAGAGCAATATGGTAGATAGCACCAGCCAGCTCGAGGGCTCCAATGCCACCGATGCCCAGCCTTATAAGGATCCTTATAGCAGTGCCCATGAGAGACCAAAGATTGGTGCAGCAACGGTGAGCCAGGTTGCTGCCCACAGCCTTGAGACCTCCTTCAGGCAGTCTGAGACAGGGCATCCACAGCATTATGAGAGTGGCAGGGGTGGTGGGATGCTGTCCCGTTACCAACATGGAGACTTTGCTAGCTCTGATGACTTCAACAGCAGTCTGGGCAGTCTGGGCTGGGACTTCACACAGCCGGAGCAGCCCAGCAGTACGTACCAGCAGCCTGACAGCAGCCACGGGGCATCACAACAGCATCCCAACACTCAACAGCCAGGGAACTCTTCTTTAGGGCAGGTGTACAGGGCAGACAACGGGGCCTGCTGGACCCAACTACCAACTACTACTCAACCCACCTGCAGACCGGTCTACCTCCATGTGCCTGCAACACATTACCAGGAGCCTGTTGGTCAAGTCCATCCTGACTCCCTGACTAATGACTGTGATGAGGACAGTGAGGGGAAACCAGCAGGCCTTAGTAGACTAGCTGTGGAATGCAATGGTCCCAACCTTCCAGGCTCGCTAGCCTTCGTCCAAGCCCATGAAATAAGCAGCAACTGCAGAGGCTCTGTCAACGCCACTCCAGAGAGCATTGCCATAGTTGAACCTCCCAGAGACAAGGACAACTCGAGGCCCCACAGAGGCAGGGGTCCTCCCAAGAAGAGGCGTCCAGAAATGGAGTCAGATTCGGACAGTGAGGCAGAACCTGGGCTCGCTAGCAAAAGGGAGCGACTGGCAGAAAGGGATCTCCCCAAGGTCTCCAAAGACTCCAGGGAGACTCCAGGTCAGGCCGAGGTGCAACGTCCTTTGCTCAGTCTGAGGGACTTCCGGGACGCCAGCAACTGGAGGGAGATGGCAAGGTCTAAGAAGATGCCACCATACTTTGACCTGATTGAGGAAAACCTGTATCTGACTGAACG GAAGAAGAACAAGTCTCATCGAGACATCAAGAGAATGCAGTGTGAGTGCTCTATGCTCTCGAGGGAGGAGCGGTCTCGTGGAATGATGGCTTGTGGGGAGGACTGCCTTAACCGTCTGCTGATGATCGAGTG CTCATCGCGGTGCCTGAATACAGGATACTGCTCCAACCGACGCTTCCAGATGAAACAGCATGCAGACTTTGAGGTCATCCTGACTGAAGAAAAGGGCTGGGGACTGAGGGCGGCCAGGGACCTGATGCC AAACACGTTTGTGCTGGAGTACTGCGGAGAGGTGTTGGACCACAAGGAGTTCAAGACGCGGGTGAAAAAGTACGCTAGCATGAAGAACATCCACTACTATTTCATGGCCTTGAAGAATAATGAG ATCATAGACGCCACACTGAAGGGGAACTGCTCTCGCTTCATGAACCACAGCTGTGAGCCCAACTGTGAGACGCAGAAG TGGACTGTGAACGGCCAGCTGAGAGTTGGGTTCTTCACCTCCAGGACCGTCACAGCTGGTACAGAGCTTACCTTCGACTACCAGTTCCAGAGATATGG GAAAGAGGCCCAGAAGTGCTTCTGTGGGGCTCCCAGCTGCCGAGGCTTCCTGGGCGGGGAGAACCGGGTCAGCGTAAGAGCAGCAGCGGGGAAGATGAAGAAAGAGCGCCCTCGCAAGAAGGACACCTCCGTGAGCAATGCACTTACTACG GTGGATGAGGAGCTAGAGGCTCTGCTGGAGAACGGGGAGGGTCTGTACGATGAGAAGGAGGTGGTATCTCTCTGCAGGCTGATGGTCAGAGTGGAGACCATGGAGCAGAAACTCATCTGCCTCAAACTTATCCAA GATACCCAGAGCCCGTCCTGCCTGAAGCACTTCCTGGACCATCACGGTCTGTCTCTACTCTGGATCTTCATGGTGGAGCTCTCTGAAGCTAAGGGCAACAGTGTCAACAACATCAAACTGCAGTTTCAg ATCATGAAGACCCTGTCAGTACTGCCTATCTCCACTAAGAACATGTTGGAGGAGAGTCATGTCCTGAGCCTCATCCAGCGCtgggcccagacacacacacactccctcccccAGCCCCCCGGGGCTGACCAGGACGGCTACTCCAGTGAGAACACGTCCCGCGCCCAGACCCCTCTCAACACTCCCGACGGCTCCTCTGCCTCAGTCGCCAAACTGGGCCCTGAGCTGGACAGTGACACCCCCAAACTGGGCCCTGAGCTGGACCGTGACACCCCCAAACTGGGCCCTGAGCTGGACAGTGACACCCCCAAACTGGGCCCTGAGCTGGACAGTGACACCCCCAAACTGGGCCCTGAGCTGGACAGTGACACCCCCAAACTGGGACCTGAGCTGGACAGTGACACCCCCAAACTGGGACCTGAGCTGGACAGTGACACCCCCAAACTGGGCCCTGAGCTGGACAGTGACACCCCCAAACTGGGCCCTGAGCTGGACAGTGACACCCCCAAACTGGGCCCTGAGCTGGACAGTGACACCCCCAAACTGGGCCCTGAGCTGGACAGTGACACCCCCAAACTGGGCCCTGAGCTGGACAGTGACACCCCCAAACTGGGCCCTGAGCTGGACAGTGACACCCCCCAAACTGG TGACACCCCCAAACTGGGCCCTGAGCTGGACAGTGACACCCCCAAACTGGGCCCTGAGCTGGACAGTGACACCCCCAAACTGGGCCCTGAGCTGGACAGTGACACCCCCAAACTGGGCCCTGAGCTGGACAGTGACACCCCCAAACGGGCCGTGTACCGTCGCCTTAAGATCAGCGAGAACAGCCTGGACAGCGCCATGTCGGACGCCAGCAAGGCCTCGGACggtaaggaggaggaagaggagatggaggatgaGGAGGCCTCACGATCTGAGCCTCCAGTGGAGAGCAGCAAACAGGCACAGACCGAGCCGGTGGTTGAGGCCCAGGCCCAGACCGAGCCGGTGGTTGAGGCCCAGGCCCAGGCCGAGCCGGTGGTTGAGGCCCAGGCCCAGGCCGAGCCGGTGGTTGAGGCCCAGGCCCAGGCCGAGCCGGTGGTTGAGGCCCAGGCCCAGGCCGAGCCGGTGGTTGAGGCCCAGGCCCAGGCCGA GCCGAGCCGGGTGGTTGAGGCCCAGGCCCAGGCCGAGCCGGTGGTTGAGGCCCAGGCCCAGGCCGAGCCGGTGGTTGAGGCCCAGGCCCAGGCCGAGCCGGTGGTTGAGGCCCAGGCCCAGGCCGAGCCGGTGGTTGAGGCCCAGGCCCAGGCCGAGCCGGTGGTTGAGGCCCAGGCCCAGGCCGAGCCGGTGGTTGAGGCCCAGGCCCAGACACCCACAACGGAGGAGCCAACAGAAGAGCCAGTCACAGAGCTGAAGGAGACACCAGAGGAGGTAATGGAGGTCACAGAACCCAAAGCTGAGAGCCAAGACGCTGAAgatcaggaggaggaggtgaatgAGAAGGGTGGTGAGGAGGAGGTGAAAGATGAGTGGAGTGAGGGACAGAAGGAGAgcggagaggaggagcaggaaaGTCAGTCAGTGGAGGAGAGTGAGGTTGTGGCGGGAGAGCAGGCCAACATGGAGGTCCAGGAATCATCACAAATTGAGCCAGTTCAGACGGAAGTTACTGAGACCCCTTCAGAGGAGCATCCTGCTGTGGAGAAGGAGGAGACCACCACAGCAGAGACCGGGACTGAAGATGCTGAGAAGGCTCCAGGCAGCCAGGAACAGCCAGGCCAGGTGGCCCCCGAGGTTCCCCCGGAGGTGGCCCCTGGCACTGAGGACACTGCCCAGGTAgtgaccccagcctcggaggccCCTCCACCTCCCTTTCCGGTGGTCCCCGTGGAGCCTACGGCGGTGGGGACGCCCTcgcaggatgaggaggagggtGTGTCTGATGTGGAGAGTGAGAGGAGCCAGGAGCCCCAGCTCAGAGCTGTGGATATAGGAGACATGGCTGCTAGGTTACTGGACAGCTGGAGGGACCTGAAG GAGGTGTACAGGATCCCCAAGAAGAGCCAGGTGGAGAAGGAGACACAcg ATCGTAGTCGAGACCGAGACGCTGCCCTGGCCCCGGCTCGCACCCCCTCCGGTAGCCGAGAACGGGAACGGGAACGGGAACGGGAGAGGGAGCGGGacaaggagagggacagggaacgAGATCGAGACAGGGAGCGTGACAGGGAGCGTGACAGGGagcgtgacagagagagggacagagattgGGAGCGAGACAGGGagcgagacagggagagggacagggagagggacagagagagagactgggacagAGACTCTGAGAAGACACCCCGCAGCACAGAGAGACGGAGGAGACGTGCCTCCACCTCCCCCCCGCCCTCAGCCTACGAGCGGAGCAGCAGGCGTAACGAGGACCG GTTTGACCTGGCTAACAGCAGTAAGAAGAGCCGTAGCATCACCAAGGAGCGCACCAAGCTGTCTACAGAGGAGCGCAGGAAGCTGTTTGAACAGGAGGTGGCCCAGCGTGAGGCccagaaacaacaacaacagttacagcagcaacaacaacaacaacagcagcagctccAGACTCTAGCCTACGATGCAGCCCTGACCTACACTACCAGCCCAGCTGGCTTCCTTCACTACCCCCCCGGCTACCCCCTCCAGACCTACGTGGACCCCATCAACCCCAACGCAGGCAAGGTGTTGCTGCCTACCCCTCCTGTGGAGCCCCTGGTCCCAGCCACCCTGGCCTTCGAGCAGACCCCTCCCCAGGCTCTGATCACCGAGCTGGGCAtgacctctccctcctccacctcccaggCCCCTCCAGTCCCCCAACACATCCAGCAACCCACCGCCCCTCTGGATCTCCACCGTGGCACGCCCCAGCAGTACACCCTGCAGCCCAGCGTGGCAGGCCAGGACCCTGGTGTAGCCGTCCTGTCAGTGCCTGCCGTGTCGGCGCCCCCTCAG GCTTCGGCGGGCCAGGGGAGTTACACCACGCTGTGGGACCCTACCACCCAGCAGGCTGTGACAGTACAGACCCAGATAGCACCACAGTACCAGGTTGTCCCAGCACCTCCTCCCACCCAGACAGCCATCTACTATCAGGGCCAGCCCTGTCAGACCATCTACAGTATCCCCACTGCCTACCCACAGGCCAACACGCCTGTCCTGCAG GCGTACTCTGATCCGGCTGCCAGCTACCTCCATGGTCAGCCGGTGTACACAGGTCACCAGCAGGGAGTGGTGGTTCAGCAGGGGGGCACGGTCACTACCATAGTCACCTCACAGACTGTCCAGCAG GAGATGCCCAACACTGTGTTAGTCCCCAACAGTATGATAGACCTGccgcctccctctcctcccaaaCCCAAAACCATCGTCCTGCCCCCCAGCTGGAAGGTAGCACGGGACGGAGAGGGAAAGATCTACTATTACCACGTCATcaccag GCAGACTCAGTGGGATCCTCCCAGCAGCTGGGACGGGGCCAGTGAAGACGCCCACAGCTTAGACCACGAGGCTGAGATGGACCTGGGGACGCCCACCTACGACGAGAACCCCTCCAAG